Proteins encoded in a region of the Zea mays cultivar B73 chromosome 4, Zm-B73-REFERENCE-NAM-5.0, whole genome shotgun sequence genome:
- the LOC100273712 gene encoding Very-long-chain aldehyde decarbonylase GL1-6, translating to MCRDDQILLTALLFYAVNAAVPVAQSVPWWDSRGLLVAALLHVGPVEFLYYWLHRALHHHYLYARYHSHHHASIVTEPITSVIHPFAEELVYFTLFAIPLLTMVGTGTASVAVANGYLAYIDFMNYLGHCNFELVPRLLFDVFPPLKYLMYTPSFHSLHHTQFRSNYSLFMPLYDHLYGTADKSSDDLYERALQGRAGEDAPDVVHLTHLTTPASLLRLRLGFASLAAAPAPPASRYGAGSSSSSSSSLAAVACPLAALLGWTRTAFRSEANRLHKLKLETWVVPRYTSQYLSKQGLYAVGRVVEKAVADAEASGARVLTLGLLNQANELNKNGELYVIRKPSMRTKIVDGTSLAAAAVLHMIPEGTDEVLLLGDAGGNKMAGVLASALCEREIQVHVVDKDLYESVKQQLRPETHEHLLHLAEWWSHSAKTTKVWLVGDRLTGEEQRRAQGGAHFVPYSQFPPGAVVRADCVYHSTPALVVPDAFEDLHACENWLPRRVMSAWRAAGIVHALEGWDAHECGARVTGVDKAWRAALAHGFRPYDRYGAN from the exons ATGTGCAGGGACGACCAGATCCTGCTGACGGCGCTGCTCTTCTACGCGGTGAACGCGGCGGTGCCGGTGGCGCAGTCGGTGCCGTGGTGGGACTCGAGGGGGCTGCTGGTGGCGGCGCTCCTCCACGTGGGTCCCGTGGAGTTCCTCTACTACTGGCTCCACCGCGCGCTGCACCACCACTACCTCTACGCCCGGTACCACTCGCACCACCACGCCTCCATCGTCACCGAGCCCATCACAT CGGTGATCCATCCGTTCGCGGAGGAGCTGGTGTACTTCACCCTGTTCGCCATCCCGCTGCTCACCATGGTGGGCACCGGCACCGCCTCCGTGGCCGTGGCCAACGGCTACCTCGCCTACATCGACTTCATGAACTACCTCGGCCACTGCAACTTCGAGCTCGTCCCCAGGCTGCTCTTCGACGTCTTCCCTCCCCTCAAGTACCTCATGTACACGCCATC GTTCCACTCGCTGCACCACACGCAGTTCCGCAGCAACTACTCGCTCTTCATGCCGCTCTACGACCACCTGTACGGCACGGCGGACAAGTCAAGCGACGACCTGTACGAGCGCGCGCTGcagggccgcgccggggaggacGCGCCCGACGTCGTCCACCTCACGCACCTCACCACGCCGGCctccctcctccgcctccgcctcggcttcGCGTCCCTCGCCGCCGCGCCGGCGCCGCCCGCGTCCCGCTACGGcgccggcagcagcagcagcagcagcagcagcctggCGGCGGTGGCGTGCCCGCTGGCCGCGCTCCTCGGCTGGACCCGGACCGCCTTCAGGTCCGAGGCCAACAGGCTCCACAAGCTCAAGCTCGAGACGTGGGTCGTTCCAAGATACACCTCTCAG TACCTGTCCAAGCAAGGCCTGTACGCAGTGGGGCGTGTGGTGGAGAAGGCGGTGGCGGACGCGGAGGCGAGTGGCGCGAGAGTACTCACGCTGGGTCTACTGAACCAG GCAAACGAGCTGAACAAAAACGGCGAGCTGTACGTCATCAGGAAGCCCAGCATGAGGACCAAGATCGTCGACGGGACAAGcctggccgccgccgccgtgctccACATGATCCCTGAGGGCACCGACGAGGTGCTCCTCCTGGGAGACGCCGGCGGCAATAAGATGGCGGGCGTGCTGGCTTCGGCGCTCTGCGAACGCGAGATTCAG GTTCACGTGGTCGACAAGGACCTGTACGAGTCCGTGAAGCAGCAGCTGCGCCCAGAGACGCACGAGCATCTCCTCCACCTCGCTGAGTGGTGGAGTCACAGCGCCAAGACGACCAAGGTATGGCTCGTCGGCGACAGGCTGACGGGCGAGGAGCAGAGGAGGGCGCAGGGCGGCGCCCACTTCGTTCCCTACTCGCAGTTCCCTCCTGGCGCCGTCGTCCGCGCCGACTGCGTCTACCACAGCACCCCGGCGCTGGTGGTGCCGGACGCCTTCGAGGACCTCCACGCATGCGAG AACTGGCTGCCGCGGAGGGTGATGAGCGCGTGGCGCGCGGCGGGCATCGTGCACGCGCTCGAAGGCTGGGACGCGCACGAGTGCGGCGCCAGGGTCACCGGCGTCGACAAGGCCTGGCGCGCCGCGCTCGCCCACGGCTTCCGCCCCTACGACCGCTATGGCGCCAACTAA
- the LOC100273712 gene encoding very-long-chain aldehyde decarbonylase GL1-6 isoform X1 has protein sequence MASKPGPLSRWPWQDLGNYKETQLIMVDERRRRRTRNGCFLHCMLSYALVAPWAVRSTYRFVRSGSGERDLLAFAVLPVLLLRLLYSQLWITVSRHQTARSRHRIVNKSLDFEQVDRERNWDDQILLTALLFYAVNAAVPVAQSVPWWDSRGLLVAALLHVGPVEFLYYWLHRALHHHYLYARYHSHHHASIVTEPITSVIHPFAEELVYFTLFAIPLLTMVGTGTASVAVANGYLAYIDFMNYLGHCNFELVPRLLFDVFPPLKYLMYTPSFHSLHHTQFRSNYSLFMPLYDHLYGTADKSSDDLYERALQGRAGEDAPDVVHLTHLTTPASLLRLRLGFASLAAAPAPPASRYGAGSSSSSSSSLAAVACPLAALLGWTRTAFRSEANRLHKLKLETWVVPRYTSQYLSKQGLYAVGRVVEKAVADAEASGARVLTLGLLNQANELNKNGELYVIRKPSMRTKIVDGTSLAAAAVLHMIPEGTDEVLLLGDAGGNKMAGVLASALCEREIQVHVVDKDLYESVKQQLRPETHEHLLHLAEWWSHSAKTTKVWLVGDRLTGEEQRRAQGGAHFVPYSQFPPGAVVRADCVYHSTPALVVPDAFEDLHACENWLPRRVMSAWRAAGIVHALEGWDAHECGARVTGVDKAWRAALAHGFRPYDRYGAN, from the exons ATGGCCTCAAAACCTGGCCCTCTGAGTCGCTGGCCATGGCAAGATCTTGGAAACTACAAG GAAACGCAATTAATTATGGTGGAtgaacgaagaagaagaagaacaagaaatgGCTGCTTCTTGCACTGCATGTTAAGT TACGCGCTGGTGGCTCCATGGGCGGTGCGCAGCACGTACAGGTTCGTGAGGAGCGGGAGCGGGGAGCGGGACCTGCTCGCCTTCGCCGTGCTGCCGGtgctcctcctccgcctcctctACAGCCAGCTCTGGATCACCGTGTCCCGCCACCAGACGGCCCGGAGCAGGCACAGGATCGTCAACAAGAGCCTCGACTTCGAGCAGGTCGACAGGGAGAGGAACTG GGACGACCAGATCCTGCTGACGGCGCTGCTCTTCTACGCGGTGAACGCGGCGGTGCCGGTGGCGCAGTCGGTGCCGTGGTGGGACTCGAGGGGGCTGCTGGTGGCGGCGCTCCTCCACGTGGGTCCCGTGGAGTTCCTCTACTACTGGCTCCACCGCGCGCTGCACCACCACTACCTCTACGCCCGGTACCACTCGCACCACCACGCCTCCATCGTCACCGAGCCCATCACAT CGGTGATCCATCCGTTCGCGGAGGAGCTGGTGTACTTCACCCTGTTCGCCATCCCGCTGCTCACCATGGTGGGCACCGGCACCGCCTCCGTGGCCGTGGCCAACGGCTACCTCGCCTACATCGACTTCATGAACTACCTCGGCCACTGCAACTTCGAGCTCGTCCCCAGGCTGCTCTTCGACGTCTTCCCTCCCCTCAAGTACCTCATGTACACGCCATC GTTCCACTCGCTGCACCACACGCAGTTCCGCAGCAACTACTCGCTCTTCATGCCGCTCTACGACCACCTGTACGGCACGGCGGACAAGTCAAGCGACGACCTGTACGAGCGCGCGCTGcagggccgcgccggggaggacGCGCCCGACGTCGTCCACCTCACGCACCTCACCACGCCGGCctccctcctccgcctccgcctcggcttcGCGTCCCTCGCCGCCGCGCCGGCGCCGCCCGCGTCCCGCTACGGcgccggcagcagcagcagcagcagcagcagcctggCGGCGGTGGCGTGCCCGCTGGCCGCGCTCCTCGGCTGGACCCGGACCGCCTTCAGGTCCGAGGCCAACAGGCTCCACAAGCTCAAGCTCGAGACGTGGGTCGTTCCAAGATACACCTCTCAG TACCTGTCCAAGCAAGGCCTGTACGCAGTGGGGCGTGTGGTGGAGAAGGCGGTGGCGGACGCGGAGGCGAGTGGCGCGAGAGTACTCACGCTGGGTCTACTGAACCAG GCAAACGAGCTGAACAAAAACGGCGAGCTGTACGTCATCAGGAAGCCCAGCATGAGGACCAAGATCGTCGACGGGACAAGcctggccgccgccgccgtgctccACATGATCCCTGAGGGCACCGACGAGGTGCTCCTCCTGGGAGACGCCGGCGGCAATAAGATGGCGGGCGTGCTGGCTTCGGCGCTCTGCGAACGCGAGATTCAG GTTCACGTGGTCGACAAGGACCTGTACGAGTCCGTGAAGCAGCAGCTGCGCCCAGAGACGCACGAGCATCTCCTCCACCTCGCTGAGTGGTGGAGTCACAGCGCCAAGACGACCAAGGTATGGCTCGTCGGCGACAGGCTGACGGGCGAGGAGCAGAGGAGGGCGCAGGGCGGCGCCCACTTCGTTCCCTACTCGCAGTTCCCTCCTGGCGCCGTCGTCCGCGCCGACTGCGTCTACCACAGCACCCCGGCGCTGGTGGTGCCGGACGCCTTCGAGGACCTCCACGCATGCGAG AACTGGCTGCCGCGGAGGGTGATGAGCGCGTGGCGCGCGGCGGGCATCGTGCACGCGCTCGAAGGCTGGGACGCGCACGAGTGCGGCGCCAGGGTCACCGGCGTCGACAAGGCCTGGCGCGCCGCGCTCGCCCACGGCTTCCGCCCCTACGACCGCTATGGCGCCAACTAA
- the LOC100273712 gene encoding very-long-chain aldehyde decarbonylase GL1-6 isoform X2 yields the protein MASKPGPLSRWPWQDLGNYKYALVAPWAVRSTYRFVRSGSGERDLLAFAVLPVLLLRLLYSQLWITVSRHQTARSRHRIVNKSLDFEQVDRERNWDDQILLTALLFYAVNAAVPVAQSVPWWDSRGLLVAALLHVGPVEFLYYWLHRALHHHYLYARYHSHHHASIVTEPITSVIHPFAEELVYFTLFAIPLLTMVGTGTASVAVANGYLAYIDFMNYLGHCNFELVPRLLFDVFPPLKYLMYTPSFHSLHHTQFRSNYSLFMPLYDHLYGTADKSSDDLYERALQGRAGEDAPDVVHLTHLTTPASLLRLRLGFASLAAAPAPPASRYGAGSSSSSSSSLAAVACPLAALLGWTRTAFRSEANRLHKLKLETWVVPRYTSQYLSKQGLYAVGRVVEKAVADAEASGARVLTLGLLNQANELNKNGELYVIRKPSMRTKIVDGTSLAAAAVLHMIPEGTDEVLLLGDAGGNKMAGVLASALCEREIQVHVVDKDLYESVKQQLRPETHEHLLHLAEWWSHSAKTTKVWLVGDRLTGEEQRRAQGGAHFVPYSQFPPGAVVRADCVYHSTPALVVPDAFEDLHACENWLPRRVMSAWRAAGIVHALEGWDAHECGARVTGVDKAWRAALAHGFRPYDRYGAN from the exons ATGGCCTCAAAACCTGGCCCTCTGAGTCGCTGGCCATGGCAAGATCTTGGAAACTACAAG TACGCGCTGGTGGCTCCATGGGCGGTGCGCAGCACGTACAGGTTCGTGAGGAGCGGGAGCGGGGAGCGGGACCTGCTCGCCTTCGCCGTGCTGCCGGtgctcctcctccgcctcctctACAGCCAGCTCTGGATCACCGTGTCCCGCCACCAGACGGCCCGGAGCAGGCACAGGATCGTCAACAAGAGCCTCGACTTCGAGCAGGTCGACAGGGAGAGGAACTG GGACGACCAGATCCTGCTGACGGCGCTGCTCTTCTACGCGGTGAACGCGGCGGTGCCGGTGGCGCAGTCGGTGCCGTGGTGGGACTCGAGGGGGCTGCTGGTGGCGGCGCTCCTCCACGTGGGTCCCGTGGAGTTCCTCTACTACTGGCTCCACCGCGCGCTGCACCACCACTACCTCTACGCCCGGTACCACTCGCACCACCACGCCTCCATCGTCACCGAGCCCATCACAT CGGTGATCCATCCGTTCGCGGAGGAGCTGGTGTACTTCACCCTGTTCGCCATCCCGCTGCTCACCATGGTGGGCACCGGCACCGCCTCCGTGGCCGTGGCCAACGGCTACCTCGCCTACATCGACTTCATGAACTACCTCGGCCACTGCAACTTCGAGCTCGTCCCCAGGCTGCTCTTCGACGTCTTCCCTCCCCTCAAGTACCTCATGTACACGCCATC GTTCCACTCGCTGCACCACACGCAGTTCCGCAGCAACTACTCGCTCTTCATGCCGCTCTACGACCACCTGTACGGCACGGCGGACAAGTCAAGCGACGACCTGTACGAGCGCGCGCTGcagggccgcgccggggaggacGCGCCCGACGTCGTCCACCTCACGCACCTCACCACGCCGGCctccctcctccgcctccgcctcggcttcGCGTCCCTCGCCGCCGCGCCGGCGCCGCCCGCGTCCCGCTACGGcgccggcagcagcagcagcagcagcagcagcctggCGGCGGTGGCGTGCCCGCTGGCCGCGCTCCTCGGCTGGACCCGGACCGCCTTCAGGTCCGAGGCCAACAGGCTCCACAAGCTCAAGCTCGAGACGTGGGTCGTTCCAAGATACACCTCTCAG TACCTGTCCAAGCAAGGCCTGTACGCAGTGGGGCGTGTGGTGGAGAAGGCGGTGGCGGACGCGGAGGCGAGTGGCGCGAGAGTACTCACGCTGGGTCTACTGAACCAG GCAAACGAGCTGAACAAAAACGGCGAGCTGTACGTCATCAGGAAGCCCAGCATGAGGACCAAGATCGTCGACGGGACAAGcctggccgccgccgccgtgctccACATGATCCCTGAGGGCACCGACGAGGTGCTCCTCCTGGGAGACGCCGGCGGCAATAAGATGGCGGGCGTGCTGGCTTCGGCGCTCTGCGAACGCGAGATTCAG GTTCACGTGGTCGACAAGGACCTGTACGAGTCCGTGAAGCAGCAGCTGCGCCCAGAGACGCACGAGCATCTCCTCCACCTCGCTGAGTGGTGGAGTCACAGCGCCAAGACGACCAAGGTATGGCTCGTCGGCGACAGGCTGACGGGCGAGGAGCAGAGGAGGGCGCAGGGCGGCGCCCACTTCGTTCCCTACTCGCAGTTCCCTCCTGGCGCCGTCGTCCGCGCCGACTGCGTCTACCACAGCACCCCGGCGCTGGTGGTGCCGGACGCCTTCGAGGACCTCCACGCATGCGAG AACTGGCTGCCGCGGAGGGTGATGAGCGCGTGGCGCGCGGCGGGCATCGTGCACGCGCTCGAAGGCTGGGACGCGCACGAGTGCGGCGCCAGGGTCACCGGCGTCGACAAGGCCTGGCGCGCCGCGCTCGCCCACGGCTTCCGCCCCTACGACCGCTATGGCGCCAACTAA